TGTCTTCAAGGGCTTCGAGCCCTTGTTGCTGATCCCCATCGCCTTCGGCGCGCTGCTCGCCAACCTGCCCACCGAGGGCCTGGTCAACGCCCCGGTGGGCGACCACCCGGGCGGGCTTTTCTATTATATTTCGCAGGGCATCACGCTGGAGATCTTCCCGCCGCTGATTTTCCTGGGCGTCGGCGCGCTGACCGATTTCGGGCCGCTGATTGCCAACCCGCGCACGCTTTTGCTTGGCGCAGCGGCCCAGTTCGGCGTCTTCGCCACCTTCCTCGGCGCCCTGGCGCTGGGCTTTTCGGGCCAGGAATCGGGCGCCATCGGCATCATCGGCGGGGCCGACGGGCCGACCTCGATCTTCCTCGCCAACAAGCTGGCGCCGCATCTGCTGGCGCCCATTGCCGTCGCCGCCTACAGCTACATGGCGCTGGTGCCGCTGATCCAGCCGCCCATCATGCGGGCCCTGACGACAAGTAAGGAGCGCCAGATCCGCATGCGTTCGCTGCGCCCGGTGTCGCGCCTGGAAAAGCTGTTGTTCGCCCTCATCGTGACCGTGGTCTGCGTGCTGCTGGTGCCGGCGGCCACGGCCTTGATCGGCATGCTCATGCTGGGCAATTTCCTGCGCGAAAGCGGCGTCACCGAACGCCTCTCCAAGGCGGCCCAGAACGAGATCATCAACATCGTCACCATCTTCCTCGGCACCTCCGTCGGCATCACCATGACCGGCGAGCGTTTCTTGCAGCTCGGTACGCTGAAGATCCTGGGGCTCGGTATCGTTGCCTTCGGCGTCGCCACGGCGTCCGGTGTGCTGATGGCCAAGCTGATGAACCTCTTGAGCCGTTCGAGCCCGATCAACCCGCTGATCGGTTCGGCCGGTGTCTCGGCCGTGCCCATGGCGGCGCGGGTCAGCCAAGTCGAAGGCCAGCGCGCGGATCCCCAGAATTTTCTGCTCATGCACGCCATGGGACCGAACGTCGCCGGCGTCATCGGCACCGCCGTTGTGGCTGGCTACTTCATCGCCCGCTTCGCTGGCTGAACGGTGAACACGCCTGGTCAAAAGGCGGCTCGCGTACACATCTTCGGCCGCGTGCAAGGCGTCTGGTTTCGCGGCTGGACAGTGACCACGGCCGTCGATCTGGATGTCGAGGGCTGGGTGCGCAACCGCCGCGACGGCTCCGTCGAGGGCCTCTTCGTCGGTCCAGAAGTGGCTGTGGATGCCCTGGTCGAGGCCTGCCGGCGGGGGCCCGGCGCGGCTGTCGTCCTCGACGTCCAGGTGCAGCCGGCGGATGACGAGGAAGCCGCCGCCGTCAGCGGCCAGGGATTTCGTCAGGCCGCCACGATTTAAGGCGAAGCGAAACTCTTGGCGAAGGTTTGTCGCAGCACGGCATCGACCTCGGCCATTTCGGCCCTAATCCCAAGTGCCGCCAGCGAGGTCACACCGTGCTCGCCGATTCCGCAGGGCACGATGCCGCGGTAGTGGCCGAGGTCGGGAGCAACGTTCAGCGAGGCACCGTGAAAGCTCACCCAGCGCCGCACCCGCACGCCGATGGCGGCGATTTTTTCCTCGCCGCCGCCGGGCCCCACCACCCAGATGCCGACGCGGCCCTGGCGGCGCTCGCCCTGCACCCCGAAGTGCGCCAGCGTGGCGATCAGCCAGCCTTCGAGGTTTTGCACGAAGGCCCGCACGTCGCGGCCGCGGCTGGCGAGATCGAGCATGACGTAGGCCACGCGCTGACCCGGGCCGTGGTAGGTGTAGCGGCCGCCCCGCCCGGTGCGGTGGACGGGCAACAGGTCGGGGTCGATAAGCTCAGCGGGATCGGCGCTGGAGCCAGCGGTATAGAGCGCTTCGTGCTCGAGCAGCCAGAC
The DNA window shown above is from Alphaproteobacteria bacterium and carries:
- a CDS encoding sodium ion-translocating decarboxylase subunit beta; this encodes MDTLLELWSLTGFGHLTWQMLVMWLACLAFFYLAVFKGFEPLLLIPIAFGALLANLPTEGLVNAPVGDHPGGLFYYISQGITLEIFPPLIFLGVGALTDFGPLIANPRTLLLGAAAQFGVFATFLGALALGFSGQESGAIGIIGGADGPTSIFLANKLAPHLLAPIAVAAYSYMALVPLIQPPIMRALTTSKERQIRMRSLRPVSRLEKLLFALIVTVVCVLLVPAATALIGMLMLGNFLRESGVTERLSKAAQNEIINIVTIFLGTSVGITMTGERFLQLGTLKILGLGIVAFGVATASGVLMAKLMNLLSRSSPINPLIGSAGVSAVPMAARVSQVEGQRADPQNFLLMHAMGPNVAGVIGTAVVAGYFIARFAG
- a CDS encoding acylphosphatase, yielding MNTPGQKAARVHIFGRVQGVWFRGWTVTTAVDLDVEGWVRNRRDGSVEGLFVGPEVAVDALVEACRRGPGAAVVLDVQVQPADDEEAAAVSGQGFRQAATI
- the lipB gene encoding lipoyl(octanoyl) transferase LipB; the encoded protein is MNVTELEWRHSERPVGYAQAVAAMEERVAAIRAGRAGELVWLLEHEALYTAGSSADPAELIDPDLLPVHRTGRGGRYTYHGPGQRVAYVMLDLASRGRDVRAFVQNLEGWLIATLAHFGVQGERRQGRVGIWVVGPGGGEEKIAAIGVRVRRWVSFHGASLNVAPDLGHYRGIVPCGIGEHGVTSLAALGIRAEMAEVDAVLRQTFAKSFASP